A window from Cyanobacteriota bacterium encodes these proteins:
- a CDS encoding (2Fe-2S) ferredoxin domain-containing protein, with protein MKNQQIVRVCQHTTCQNNGSKATLAAFLSQAPAGVVVTGTDCLGLCNMGPSVYVEPDSTWYCRVRAEDVSTIVQCHLNDGQPVQELLHPRYHPHY; from the coding sequence ATGAAGAATCAACAGATTGTTCGAGTTTGTCAACATACCACTTGCCAAAATAATGGCTCCAAAGCTACGTTGGCAGCCTTTTTAAGCCAGGCTCCAGCCGGAGTAGTGGTCACTGGCACTGACTGTTTGGGGCTTTGTAACATGGGGCCATCGGTCTATGTTGAGCCAGATAGCACGTGGTATTGTCGAGTGCGGGCGGAAGATGTGTCTACGATCGTCCAATGCCATCTGAATGATGGTCAGCCTGTCCAAGAGTTGCTCCATCCTCGCTATCATCCCCACTATTGA